The Magnetospirillum sp. genome includes a region encoding these proteins:
- a CDS encoding oligosaccharide flippase family protein, with protein sequence MKDMSTSFATTILIQIVNILTGLLAARILLPEGRGELAEIMLWPGLLLEFGILAMSDALLYRAATRLAPPKVLFATVMWIGAAMAVILVVAGYLLMPLVLASETATVRMVESWYLAAFVPIYLFSLFVAVMFQGHLDLFGWNVVRAIVGLGYLAFIGLFLAAGFDDVGHFAMAYVAGTALSGIVGVVWLYRKGWTGWRPDFGVAKAMLGYGARVHLGEMINSLRQRVDQIAVAAFLTSHDMGLYVVALTVANGPMILVNTVAGVAFPKISGAPSAQEKLRIFGIYLRLAMAMSIASAVGLAILAEWVVPLIFGQAFDQSATLCQIMLLGLPFFAAKLMFIQALNAFDRSLAIGWAEAFGLAAALAALFVLLPWLGIEGAAWALVVANIAALGAMAGSLNRQIGAPVLAMFKPTPDDWAQVTAVLAKVRR encoded by the coding sequence ATGAAGGACATGTCGACGTCCTTCGCGACCACGATCCTGATCCAGATCGTGAATATCCTCACAGGTCTGCTTGCCGCCCGCATCCTGCTGCCCGAAGGGCGCGGCGAGCTTGCCGAGATCATGCTGTGGCCGGGTCTGCTGCTCGAGTTCGGCATCCTCGCAATGTCGGATGCGCTGCTCTATCGCGCGGCCACGCGCCTTGCCCCGCCCAAGGTGCTGTTCGCGACCGTAATGTGGATCGGTGCCGCGATGGCGGTGATTCTCGTGGTGGCGGGCTATCTCCTGATGCCGCTGGTCCTCGCGTCCGAGACGGCGACCGTGCGCATGGTCGAAAGCTGGTACTTGGCCGCCTTCGTGCCAATCTATCTGTTTTCGCTGTTCGTGGCGGTGATGTTCCAGGGCCATCTCGACCTGTTCGGCTGGAACGTCGTGCGCGCCATCGTCGGCCTTGGATATCTCGCCTTCATCGGGCTGTTCCTTGCCGCCGGCTTCGACGATGTCGGCCATTTCGCGATGGCGTACGTGGCGGGCACGGCACTCTCGGGGATTGTCGGCGTCGTCTGGCTCTACCGAAAAGGGTGGACCGGCTGGCGCCCGGATTTCGGCGTGGCGAAGGCGATGCTCGGCTACGGGGCACGCGTGCATCTGGGCGAGATGATCAACAGCCTGCGCCAGCGCGTGGACCAGATCGCCGTCGCAGCCTTCCTCACCTCGCACGACATGGGCCTTTACGTGGTGGCGCTGACCGTGGCGAACGGCCCGATGATCCTCGTGAACACGGTCGCGGGTGTGGCGTTCCCGAAGATCAGCGGAGCACCCAGTGCCCAGGAGAAGCTGCGGATCTTCGGCATCTATCTGCGCCTTGCCATGGCGATGTCCATCGCAAGTGCCGTGGGCCTCGCCATCCTGGCCGAATGGGTGGTGCCGCTGATCTTCGGCCAGGCCTTCGACCAGAGTGCGACCCTGTGCCAGATCATGCTGCTGGGCCTGCCCTTTTTCGCGGCCAAGCTCATGTTCATCCAGGCCCTCAACGCGTTCGACCGATCGCTTGCGATCGGCTGGGCCGAGGCGTTCGGCCTTGCCGCCGCCCTTGCCGCCTTGTTCGTGCTGCTGCCGTGGCTCGGCATCGAGGGCGCTGCGTGGGCGCTCGTAGTCGCGAACATCGCGGCCCTGGGTGCGATGGCGGGTTCGCTCAACCGCCAGATCGGTGCACCCGTGCTCGCGATGTTCAAGCCCACGCCCGACGATTGGGCGCAGGTCACGGCCGTGCTCGCAAAGGTCCGCCGATGA
- a CDS encoding glycosyltransferase family 4 protein, translating into MSSPARGLVGHPGSNHLAYQLVAALQRHGFDVGFETGVFWTGKGLVPKVTALLPEASRAKLERELKRRSHAGVAAASVAQRPLAELLYIATTRLKLAPETQLAAIAWRNDLFDAQFAARVSDERPDFVVGHDSSALAAQRAAQRYGGLAILNQVIGHIATGLELFAQEAALAPEFAETLPLPPKRVIAQCATEAIEADRVIVPSTYVADTMVANGTDPTRIFVLPYGVDTKRFCPAPSPRADDGKFRVLFVGGLTQRKGIKYLLEAAKRAAIPNLELVCVGKKLGSDAAFAPYADFFRHVPHVPFHEVHRLYQTADAFAYPSLHEGSAFASYEALASGLPVVCTPNTGSVVQDGVEGFLVPIRDVDALVERLRQLARDPDLRARMGAAARKRAEEFTWAHYGDRLSAWLHAQLN; encoded by the coding sequence ATGAGTTCGCCTGCAAGGGGCCTCGTCGGCCATCCGGGCTCGAATCACCTGGCGTATCAGCTTGTTGCGGCCTTGCAGCGCCATGGGTTCGACGTCGGTTTCGAAACCGGCGTGTTCTGGACCGGCAAAGGCCTCGTGCCGAAGGTCACAGCACTGCTGCCTGAAGCCTCGCGCGCCAAACTCGAGCGCGAACTCAAACGCCGTTCGCATGCGGGTGTCGCCGCCGCAAGCGTGGCGCAGCGCCCGCTCGCCGAACTTCTCTACATCGCGACGACGCGCCTAAAGCTCGCCCCCGAAACGCAGCTTGCCGCGATCGCGTGGCGCAACGATCTCTTCGACGCGCAGTTTGCCGCGCGCGTTTCCGACGAACGCCCGGATTTTGTCGTCGGCCACGACAGCTCGGCCCTGGCCGCCCAGCGTGCGGCGCAACGCTACGGGGGTCTTGCGATCCTCAACCAAGTCATCGGCCATATCGCCACGGGCCTCGAGCTGTTTGCGCAAGAAGCAGCCTTGGCACCCGAATTCGCCGAAACGCTGCCGCTGCCGCCCAAGCGCGTAATCGCGCAATGCGCGACCGAAGCGATCGAAGCCGACCGCGTGATCGTGCCCTCAACATACGTGGCCGACACGATGGTCGCGAACGGCACCGACCCTACGCGTATCTTCGTGCTGCCGTATGGCGTGGACACCAAGCGCTTTTGCCCGGCCCCGAGTCCGCGCGCCGACGACGGCAAATTCCGTGTGTTGTTCGTGGGCGGCCTCACGCAGCGCAAGGGCATCAAATATCTGCTCGAAGCCGCCAAGCGTGCGGCGATCCCCAATCTTGAGCTCGTGTGCGTGGGCAAGAAACTGGGCAGCGACGCAGCCTTCGCCCCCTACGCCGATTTCTTCCGCCACGTGCCGCACGTGCCATTCCACGAGGTGCACCGCCTCTACCAGACGGCCGATGCGTTTGCGTACCCGTCCTTGCACGAAGGCTCGGCATTTGCGAGCTACGAAGCGCTGGCCTCGGGCCTGCCGGTCGTGTGCACGCCCAACACCGGCAGCGTGGTGCAGGACGGCGTGGAAGGGTTCTTGGTCCCGATCCGCGACGTGGACGCGCTCGTCGAACGTTTGCGCCAGCTTGCGCGCGATCCCGATTTGCGCGCCCGCATGGGTGCGGCCGCGCGCAAGCGCGCCGAAGAGTTTACCTGGGCGCATTACGGCGACCGTCTTTCGGCTTGGCTCCACGCACAGCTGAATTAG